The Triplophysa rosa linkage group LG15, Trosa_1v2, whole genome shotgun sequence genome has a segment encoding these proteins:
- the syncrip gene encoding heterogeneous nuclear ribonucleoprotein Q isoform X2: MATEHINGNGTEEPMDTSAAVTHSDHFNTLLEAGLPQKVAEKLDEIYLAGLLAHSDLDERAIEALKEFNEEGALQVLVQFKESDLSHVQNKSAFLCGVMKTYRQREKQGSKVVDSSKGPDEAKIKTLLERTGYTLDVTTGQRKYGGPPPESVYTGAQPNIGTEIFVGKIPRDLFEDELVPLFEKAGPIWDLRLMMDPLSGLNRGYAFLTFCTKEAAQEAVKLYNNHEIRSGKLIGVCISVANNRLFVGSIPKSKTKEQIVEEFSKVTEGLTDVILYHQPDDKRKNRGFCFLEYEDHKTAAQARRRLMSGKVKVWGNVVTVEWADPIEDPDPEVMAKVKVLFVRNLANSVTEEILETTFGQFGKLERVKKLKDYAFIHYDERDGAVKALEELNGKDLEGENIEIVFAKPPDQKRKERKAQRQAAKTHMYDDYYYYGPPQMPPPARGRGRGAGRGGYAYPPDYYGYEDYYDYYGYDYHNYRGGYDDPYYGYDDFQVPARGRGGRGGARGGVSPVRGRGAGAPRGRAGFTQRGGVGPGASRGPRGGARGGVLPRGRGVRGARGGRGGNVGGKRKADGYNQPDSKRRQTINQNWGSQPIAQQPLQGGDHSG, translated from the exons ATGGCCACAGAACATATTAATGGGAATGGTACAGAAGAACCAATGGACACGTCTGCTGCAGTTACCCATTCTGACCACTTCAACACTTTATTAGAAGCTGGTTTACCACAGAAAGTTGCAGAAAAGCTAGATGAAATTTACCTAGCAG GTCTCCTAGCTCACAGTGACCTGGACGAACGGGCCATTGAAGCGCTGAAGGAGTTCAACGAGGAAGGTGCACTGCAGGTTCTCGTGCAGTTCAAAGAGAGCGATCTATCCCATGTGCAG aacaAAAGTGCCTTTCTCTGTGGCGTTATGAAGAcctacagacagagagagaaacaggggTCCAAAGTTGTAGACTCCAGTAAAGGACCGGATGAAGCGAAAATTAAA ACTCTGCTTGAGAGGACAGGCTACACCCTTGATGTCACTACAGGCCAGCGCAAGTATGGCGGTCCTCCCCCTGAGTCCGTCTACACGGGTGCTCAGCCCAACATCGGAACAGAG ATCTTTGTAGGGAAGATCCCGAGGGACTTGTTTGAGGATGAGCTAGTGCCTCTGTTTGAGAAGGCTGGACCGATCTGGGACCTGCGTCTGATGATGGACCCTCTGAGCGGCCTGAACAGGGGATACGCCTTCCTCACATTCTGCACTAAAGAGGCTGCACAGGAGGCTGTCAAGCTA tataaCAATCATGAAATTCGCTCTGGCAAACTCATCGGCGTGTGTATCTCGGTCGCAAACAACAGACTCTTTGTGGGCTCCATCCCCAAGAGCAAGACAAAGGAACAGATTGTAGAAGAGTTTTCCAAAGTCACAG AGGGTCTCACCGACGTGATCCTGTACCATCAGCCCGATGATAAGAGGAAGAACAGGGGCTTTTGTTTTCTGGAGTATGAGGACCACAAAACGGCAGCACAGGCGCGACGGAGGCTCATGAGCGGGAAGGTGAAGGTCTGGGGCAATGTTGTCACAGTCGAGTGGGCCGACCCTATCGAGGACCCTGACCCGGAGGTCATGGCGAAG GTGAAAGTACTGTTTGTCAGGAACCTGGCCAACAGCGTAACGGAGGAAATACTTGAAACAACATTTGGCCAGTTTGGAAAACTGGAGCGAGTGAAGAAACTTAAAGACTACGCCTTCATTCACTACGATGAGAGAGACGGTGCGGTGAAG GCCCTGGAGGAATTGAACGGAAAAGATTTGGAGGGAGAGAACATCGAGATTGTGTTCGCCAAACCACCAGACCAGAAGCGGAAAGAGAGGAAGGCACAGCGCCAAGCAGCGAAGACACACAT GTATGATGATTACTACTATTACGGCCCCCCTCAAATGCCACCTCCCGCCAGAGGCCGGGGCAGGGGTGCCGGTCGCGGCGGTTACGCCTACCCGCCCGACTATTATGGCTACGAAGATTACTACGATTATTATGGTTACGACTACCATAACTACAGGGGTGGCTACGATGACCCGTACTACGGCTACGATGATTTCCAGGTGCCCGCTCGAGGCCGTGGGGGGCGTGGCGGAGCGAGAGGCGGGGTGTCTCCGGTGCGCGGCCGAGGGGCCGGCGCTCCACGGGGCAGGGCGGGCTTCACGCAGCGCGGCGGTGTCGGACCGGGAGCGAGCAGAGGCCCACGGGGAGGAGCCAGAGGCGGGGTTCTGCCGAGAGGGCGCGGGGTACGTGGTGCTCGGGGTGGACGCGGTGGAAATGTAGGAGGCAAGCGCAAAGCCGATGGCTACAACCAGCCAGATTCCAAGCGGCGCCAGACCATTAATCAGAACTGGGGCTCGCAACCCATTGCACAGCAACCCTTGCAAGGTGGCGATCATTCTG GGTAA
- the syncrip gene encoding heterogeneous nuclear ribonucleoprotein Q isoform X4 yields the protein MATEHINGNGTEEPMDTSAAVTHSDHFNTLLEAGLPQKVAEKLDEIYLAGLLAHSDLDERAIEALKEFNEEGALQVLVQFKESDLSHVQNKSAFLCGVMKTYRQREKQGSKVVDSSKGPDEAKIKTLLERTGYTLDVTTGQRKYGGPPPESVYTGAQPNIGTEIFVGKIPRDLFEDELVPLFEKAGPIWDLRLMMDPLSGLNRGYAFLTFCTKEAAQEAVKLYNNHEIRSGKLIGVCISVANNRLFVGSIPKSKTKEQIVEEFSKVTEGLTDVILYHQPDDKRKNRGFCFLEYEDHKTAAQARRRLMSGKVKVWGNVVTVEWADPIEDPDPEVMAKVKVLFVRNLANSVTEEILETTFGQFGKLERVKKLKDYAFIHYDERDGAVKALEELNGKDLEGENIEIVFAKPPDQKRKERKAQRQAAKTHMYDDYYYYGPPQMPPPARGRGRGAGRGGYAYPPDYYGYEDYYDYYGYDYHNYRGGYDDPYYGYDDFQVPARGRGGRGGARGGVSPVRGRGAGAPRGRAGFTQRGGVGPGASRGPRGGARGGVLPRGRGVRGARGGRGGNVGGKRKADGYNQPDSKRRQTINQNWGSQPIAQQPLQG from the exons ATGGCCACAGAACATATTAATGGGAATGGTACAGAAGAACCAATGGACACGTCTGCTGCAGTTACCCATTCTGACCACTTCAACACTTTATTAGAAGCTGGTTTACCACAGAAAGTTGCAGAAAAGCTAGATGAAATTTACCTAGCAG GTCTCCTAGCTCACAGTGACCTGGACGAACGGGCCATTGAAGCGCTGAAGGAGTTCAACGAGGAAGGTGCACTGCAGGTTCTCGTGCAGTTCAAAGAGAGCGATCTATCCCATGTGCAG aacaAAAGTGCCTTTCTCTGTGGCGTTATGAAGAcctacagacagagagagaaacaggggTCCAAAGTTGTAGACTCCAGTAAAGGACCGGATGAAGCGAAAATTAAA ACTCTGCTTGAGAGGACAGGCTACACCCTTGATGTCACTACAGGCCAGCGCAAGTATGGCGGTCCTCCCCCTGAGTCCGTCTACACGGGTGCTCAGCCCAACATCGGAACAGAG ATCTTTGTAGGGAAGATCCCGAGGGACTTGTTTGAGGATGAGCTAGTGCCTCTGTTTGAGAAGGCTGGACCGATCTGGGACCTGCGTCTGATGATGGACCCTCTGAGCGGCCTGAACAGGGGATACGCCTTCCTCACATTCTGCACTAAAGAGGCTGCACAGGAGGCTGTCAAGCTA tataaCAATCATGAAATTCGCTCTGGCAAACTCATCGGCGTGTGTATCTCGGTCGCAAACAACAGACTCTTTGTGGGCTCCATCCCCAAGAGCAAGACAAAGGAACAGATTGTAGAAGAGTTTTCCAAAGTCACAG AGGGTCTCACCGACGTGATCCTGTACCATCAGCCCGATGATAAGAGGAAGAACAGGGGCTTTTGTTTTCTGGAGTATGAGGACCACAAAACGGCAGCACAGGCGCGACGGAGGCTCATGAGCGGGAAGGTGAAGGTCTGGGGCAATGTTGTCACAGTCGAGTGGGCCGACCCTATCGAGGACCCTGACCCGGAGGTCATGGCGAAG GTGAAAGTACTGTTTGTCAGGAACCTGGCCAACAGCGTAACGGAGGAAATACTTGAAACAACATTTGGCCAGTTTGGAAAACTGGAGCGAGTGAAGAAACTTAAAGACTACGCCTTCATTCACTACGATGAGAGAGACGGTGCGGTGAAG GCCCTGGAGGAATTGAACGGAAAAGATTTGGAGGGAGAGAACATCGAGATTGTGTTCGCCAAACCACCAGACCAGAAGCGGAAAGAGAGGAAGGCACAGCGCCAAGCAGCGAAGACACACAT GTATGATGATTACTACTATTACGGCCCCCCTCAAATGCCACCTCCCGCCAGAGGCCGGGGCAGGGGTGCCGGTCGCGGCGGTTACGCCTACCCGCCCGACTATTATGGCTACGAAGATTACTACGATTATTATGGTTACGACTACCATAACTACAGGGGTGGCTACGATGACCCGTACTACGGCTACGATGATTTCCAGGTGCCCGCTCGAGGCCGTGGGGGGCGTGGCGGAGCGAGAGGCGGGGTGTCTCCGGTGCGCGGCCGAGGGGCCGGCGCTCCACGGGGCAGGGCGGGCTTCACGCAGCGCGGCGGTGTCGGACCGGGAGCGAGCAGAGGCCCACGGGGAGGAGCCAGAGGCGGGGTTCTGCCGAGAGGGCGCGGGGTACGTGGTGCTCGGGGTGGACGCGGTGGAAATGTAGGAGGCAAGCGCAAAGCCGATGGCTACAACCAGCCAGATTCCAAGCGGCGCCAGACCATTAATCAGAACTGGGGCTCGCAACCCATTGCACAGCAACCCTTGCAAG GGTAA
- the syncrip gene encoding heterogeneous nuclear ribonucleoprotein Q isoform X5: protein MATEHINGNGTEEPMDTSAAVTHSDHFNTLLEAGLPQKVAEKLDEIYLAGLLAHSDLDERAIEALKEFNEEGALQVLVQFKESDLSHVQNKSAFLCGVMKTYRQREKQGSKVVDSSKGPDEAKIKTLLERTGYTLDVTTGQRKYGGPPPESVYTGAQPNIGTEIFVGKIPRDLFEDELVPLFEKAGPIWDLRLMMDPLSGLNRGYAFLTFCTKEAAQEAVKLYNNHEIRSGKLIGVCISVANNRLFVGSIPKSKTKEQIVEEFSKVTEGLTDVILYHQPDDKRKNRGFCFLEYEDHKTAAQARRRLMSGKVKVWGNVVTVEWADPIEDPDPEVMAKVKVLFVRNLANSVTEEILETTFGQFGKLERVKKLKDYAFIHYDERDGAVKALEELNGKDLEGENIEIVFAKPPDQKRKERKAQRQAAKTHMYDDYYYYGPPQMPPPARGRGRGAGRGGYAYPPDYYGYEDYYDYYGYDYHNYRGGYDDPYYGYDDFQVPARGRGGRGGARGGVSPVRGRGAGAPRGRAGFTQRGGVGPGASRGPRGGARGGVLPRGRGQGKGLEAALDTYQ from the exons ATGGCCACAGAACATATTAATGGGAATGGTACAGAAGAACCAATGGACACGTCTGCTGCAGTTACCCATTCTGACCACTTCAACACTTTATTAGAAGCTGGTTTACCACAGAAAGTTGCAGAAAAGCTAGATGAAATTTACCTAGCAG GTCTCCTAGCTCACAGTGACCTGGACGAACGGGCCATTGAAGCGCTGAAGGAGTTCAACGAGGAAGGTGCACTGCAGGTTCTCGTGCAGTTCAAAGAGAGCGATCTATCCCATGTGCAG aacaAAAGTGCCTTTCTCTGTGGCGTTATGAAGAcctacagacagagagagaaacaggggTCCAAAGTTGTAGACTCCAGTAAAGGACCGGATGAAGCGAAAATTAAA ACTCTGCTTGAGAGGACAGGCTACACCCTTGATGTCACTACAGGCCAGCGCAAGTATGGCGGTCCTCCCCCTGAGTCCGTCTACACGGGTGCTCAGCCCAACATCGGAACAGAG ATCTTTGTAGGGAAGATCCCGAGGGACTTGTTTGAGGATGAGCTAGTGCCTCTGTTTGAGAAGGCTGGACCGATCTGGGACCTGCGTCTGATGATGGACCCTCTGAGCGGCCTGAACAGGGGATACGCCTTCCTCACATTCTGCACTAAAGAGGCTGCACAGGAGGCTGTCAAGCTA tataaCAATCATGAAATTCGCTCTGGCAAACTCATCGGCGTGTGTATCTCGGTCGCAAACAACAGACTCTTTGTGGGCTCCATCCCCAAGAGCAAGACAAAGGAACAGATTGTAGAAGAGTTTTCCAAAGTCACAG AGGGTCTCACCGACGTGATCCTGTACCATCAGCCCGATGATAAGAGGAAGAACAGGGGCTTTTGTTTTCTGGAGTATGAGGACCACAAAACGGCAGCACAGGCGCGACGGAGGCTCATGAGCGGGAAGGTGAAGGTCTGGGGCAATGTTGTCACAGTCGAGTGGGCCGACCCTATCGAGGACCCTGACCCGGAGGTCATGGCGAAG GTGAAAGTACTGTTTGTCAGGAACCTGGCCAACAGCGTAACGGAGGAAATACTTGAAACAACATTTGGCCAGTTTGGAAAACTGGAGCGAGTGAAGAAACTTAAAGACTACGCCTTCATTCACTACGATGAGAGAGACGGTGCGGTGAAG GCCCTGGAGGAATTGAACGGAAAAGATTTGGAGGGAGAGAACATCGAGATTGTGTTCGCCAAACCACCAGACCAGAAGCGGAAAGAGAGGAAGGCACAGCGCCAAGCAGCGAAGACACACAT GTATGATGATTACTACTATTACGGCCCCCCTCAAATGCCACCTCCCGCCAGAGGCCGGGGCAGGGGTGCCGGTCGCGGCGGTTACGCCTACCCGCCCGACTATTATGGCTACGAAGATTACTACGATTATTATGGTTACGACTACCATAACTACAGGGGTGGCTACGATGACCCGTACTACGGCTACGATGATTTCCAGGTGCCCGCTCGAGGCCGTGGGGGGCGTGGCGGAGCGAGAGGCGGGGTGTCTCCGGTGCGCGGCCGAGGGGCCGGCGCTCCACGGGGCAGGGCGGGCTTCACGCAGCGCGGCGGTGTCGGACCGGGAGCGAGCAGAGGCCCACGGGGAGGAGCCAGAGGCGGGGTTCTGCCGAGAGGGCGCGGG CAGGGTAAGGGGCTGGAGGCGGCTCTTGACACGTACCAGTGA
- the syncrip gene encoding heterogeneous nuclear ribonucleoprotein Q isoform X3 yields the protein MATEHINGNGTEEPMDTSAAVTHSDHFNTLLEAGLPQKVAEKLDEIYLAGLLAHSDLDERAIEALKEFNEEGALQVLVQFKESDLSHVQNKSAFLCGVMKTYRQREKQGSKVVDSSKGPDEAKIKTLLERTGYTLDVTTGQRKYGGPPPESVYTGAQPNIGTEIFVGKIPRDLFEDELVPLFEKAGPIWDLRLMMDPLSGLNRGYAFLTFCTKEAAQEAVKLYNNHEIRSGKLIGVCISVANNRLFVGSIPKSKTKEQIVEEFSKVTEGLTDVILYHQPDDKRKNRGFCFLEYEDHKTAAQARRRLMSGKVKVWGNVVTVEWADPIEDPDPEVMAKVKVLFVRNLANSVTEEILETTFGQFGKLERVKKLKDYAFIHYDERDGAVKALEELNGKDLEGENIEIVFAKPPDQKRKERKAQRQAAKTHMYDDYYYYGPPQMPPPARGRGRGAGRGGYAYPPDYYGYEDYYDYYGYDYHNYRGGYDDPYYGYDDFQVPARGRGGRGGARGGVSPVRGRGAGAPRGRAGFTQRGGVGPGASRGPRGGARGGVLPRGRGVRGARGGRGGNVGGKRKADGYNQPDSKRRQTINQNWGSQPIAQQPLQAG from the exons ATGGCCACAGAACATATTAATGGGAATGGTACAGAAGAACCAATGGACACGTCTGCTGCAGTTACCCATTCTGACCACTTCAACACTTTATTAGAAGCTGGTTTACCACAGAAAGTTGCAGAAAAGCTAGATGAAATTTACCTAGCAG GTCTCCTAGCTCACAGTGACCTGGACGAACGGGCCATTGAAGCGCTGAAGGAGTTCAACGAGGAAGGTGCACTGCAGGTTCTCGTGCAGTTCAAAGAGAGCGATCTATCCCATGTGCAG aacaAAAGTGCCTTTCTCTGTGGCGTTATGAAGAcctacagacagagagagaaacaggggTCCAAAGTTGTAGACTCCAGTAAAGGACCGGATGAAGCGAAAATTAAA ACTCTGCTTGAGAGGACAGGCTACACCCTTGATGTCACTACAGGCCAGCGCAAGTATGGCGGTCCTCCCCCTGAGTCCGTCTACACGGGTGCTCAGCCCAACATCGGAACAGAG ATCTTTGTAGGGAAGATCCCGAGGGACTTGTTTGAGGATGAGCTAGTGCCTCTGTTTGAGAAGGCTGGACCGATCTGGGACCTGCGTCTGATGATGGACCCTCTGAGCGGCCTGAACAGGGGATACGCCTTCCTCACATTCTGCACTAAAGAGGCTGCACAGGAGGCTGTCAAGCTA tataaCAATCATGAAATTCGCTCTGGCAAACTCATCGGCGTGTGTATCTCGGTCGCAAACAACAGACTCTTTGTGGGCTCCATCCCCAAGAGCAAGACAAAGGAACAGATTGTAGAAGAGTTTTCCAAAGTCACAG AGGGTCTCACCGACGTGATCCTGTACCATCAGCCCGATGATAAGAGGAAGAACAGGGGCTTTTGTTTTCTGGAGTATGAGGACCACAAAACGGCAGCACAGGCGCGACGGAGGCTCATGAGCGGGAAGGTGAAGGTCTGGGGCAATGTTGTCACAGTCGAGTGGGCCGACCCTATCGAGGACCCTGACCCGGAGGTCATGGCGAAG GTGAAAGTACTGTTTGTCAGGAACCTGGCCAACAGCGTAACGGAGGAAATACTTGAAACAACATTTGGCCAGTTTGGAAAACTGGAGCGAGTGAAGAAACTTAAAGACTACGCCTTCATTCACTACGATGAGAGAGACGGTGCGGTGAAG GCCCTGGAGGAATTGAACGGAAAAGATTTGGAGGGAGAGAACATCGAGATTGTGTTCGCCAAACCACCAGACCAGAAGCGGAAAGAGAGGAAGGCACAGCGCCAAGCAGCGAAGACACACAT GTATGATGATTACTACTATTACGGCCCCCCTCAAATGCCACCTCCCGCCAGAGGCCGGGGCAGGGGTGCCGGTCGCGGCGGTTACGCCTACCCGCCCGACTATTATGGCTACGAAGATTACTACGATTATTATGGTTACGACTACCATAACTACAGGGGTGGCTACGATGACCCGTACTACGGCTACGATGATTTCCAGGTGCCCGCTCGAGGCCGTGGGGGGCGTGGCGGAGCGAGAGGCGGGGTGTCTCCGGTGCGCGGCCGAGGGGCCGGCGCTCCACGGGGCAGGGCGGGCTTCACGCAGCGCGGCGGTGTCGGACCGGGAGCGAGCAGAGGCCCACGGGGAGGAGCCAGAGGCGGGGTTCTGCCGAGAGGGCGCGGGGTACGTGGTGCTCGGGGTGGACGCGGTGGAAATGTAGGAGGCAAGCGCAAAGCCGATGGCTACAACCAGCCAGATTCCAAGCGGCGCCAGACCATTAATCAGAACTGGGGCTCGCAACCCATTGCACAGCAACCCTTGCAAG CAGGGTAA
- the syncrip gene encoding heterogeneous nuclear ribonucleoprotein Q isoform X6, whose translation MATEHINGNGTEEPMDTSAAVTHSDHFNTLLEAGLPQKVAEKLDEIYLAGLLAHSDLDERAIEALKEFNEEGALQVLVQFKESDLSHVQNKSAFLCGVMKTYRQREKQGSKVVDSSKGPDEAKIKTLLERTGYTLDVTTGQRKYGGPPPESVYTGAQPNIGTEIFVGKIPRDLFEDELVPLFEKAGPIWDLRLMMDPLSGLNRGYAFLTFCTKEAAQEAVKLYNNHEIRSGKLIGVCISVANNRLFVGSIPKSKTKEQIVEEFSKVTEGLTDVILYHQPDDKRKNRGFCFLEYEDHKTAAQARRRLMSGKVKVWGNVVTVEWADPIEDPDPEVMAKVKVLFVRNLANSVTEEILETTFGQFGKLERVKKLKDYAFIHYDERDGAVKALEELNGKDLEGENIEIVFAKPPDQKRKERKAQRQAAKTHMYDDYYYYGPPQMPPPARGRGRGAGRGGYAYPPDYYGYEDYYDYYGYDYHNYRGGYDDPYYGYDDFQVPARGRGGRGGARGGVSPVRGRGAGAPRGRAGFTQRGGVGPGASRGPRGGARGGVLPRGRGGKGLEAALDTYQ comes from the exons ATGGCCACAGAACATATTAATGGGAATGGTACAGAAGAACCAATGGACACGTCTGCTGCAGTTACCCATTCTGACCACTTCAACACTTTATTAGAAGCTGGTTTACCACAGAAAGTTGCAGAAAAGCTAGATGAAATTTACCTAGCAG GTCTCCTAGCTCACAGTGACCTGGACGAACGGGCCATTGAAGCGCTGAAGGAGTTCAACGAGGAAGGTGCACTGCAGGTTCTCGTGCAGTTCAAAGAGAGCGATCTATCCCATGTGCAG aacaAAAGTGCCTTTCTCTGTGGCGTTATGAAGAcctacagacagagagagaaacaggggTCCAAAGTTGTAGACTCCAGTAAAGGACCGGATGAAGCGAAAATTAAA ACTCTGCTTGAGAGGACAGGCTACACCCTTGATGTCACTACAGGCCAGCGCAAGTATGGCGGTCCTCCCCCTGAGTCCGTCTACACGGGTGCTCAGCCCAACATCGGAACAGAG ATCTTTGTAGGGAAGATCCCGAGGGACTTGTTTGAGGATGAGCTAGTGCCTCTGTTTGAGAAGGCTGGACCGATCTGGGACCTGCGTCTGATGATGGACCCTCTGAGCGGCCTGAACAGGGGATACGCCTTCCTCACATTCTGCACTAAAGAGGCTGCACAGGAGGCTGTCAAGCTA tataaCAATCATGAAATTCGCTCTGGCAAACTCATCGGCGTGTGTATCTCGGTCGCAAACAACAGACTCTTTGTGGGCTCCATCCCCAAGAGCAAGACAAAGGAACAGATTGTAGAAGAGTTTTCCAAAGTCACAG AGGGTCTCACCGACGTGATCCTGTACCATCAGCCCGATGATAAGAGGAAGAACAGGGGCTTTTGTTTTCTGGAGTATGAGGACCACAAAACGGCAGCACAGGCGCGACGGAGGCTCATGAGCGGGAAGGTGAAGGTCTGGGGCAATGTTGTCACAGTCGAGTGGGCCGACCCTATCGAGGACCCTGACCCGGAGGTCATGGCGAAG GTGAAAGTACTGTTTGTCAGGAACCTGGCCAACAGCGTAACGGAGGAAATACTTGAAACAACATTTGGCCAGTTTGGAAAACTGGAGCGAGTGAAGAAACTTAAAGACTACGCCTTCATTCACTACGATGAGAGAGACGGTGCGGTGAAG GCCCTGGAGGAATTGAACGGAAAAGATTTGGAGGGAGAGAACATCGAGATTGTGTTCGCCAAACCACCAGACCAGAAGCGGAAAGAGAGGAAGGCACAGCGCCAAGCAGCGAAGACACACAT GTATGATGATTACTACTATTACGGCCCCCCTCAAATGCCACCTCCCGCCAGAGGCCGGGGCAGGGGTGCCGGTCGCGGCGGTTACGCCTACCCGCCCGACTATTATGGCTACGAAGATTACTACGATTATTATGGTTACGACTACCATAACTACAGGGGTGGCTACGATGACCCGTACTACGGCTACGATGATTTCCAGGTGCCCGCTCGAGGCCGTGGGGGGCGTGGCGGAGCGAGAGGCGGGGTGTCTCCGGTGCGCGGCCGAGGGGCCGGCGCTCCACGGGGCAGGGCGGGCTTCACGCAGCGCGGCGGTGTCGGACCGGGAGCGAGCAGAGGCCCACGGGGAGGAGCCAGAGGCGGGGTTCTGCCGAGAGGGCGCGGG GGTAAGGGGCTGGAGGCGGCTCTTGACACGTACCAGTGA
- the syncrip gene encoding heterogeneous nuclear ribonucleoprotein Q isoform X1, with translation MATEHINGNGTEEPMDTSAAVTHSDHFNTLLEAGLPQKVAEKLDEIYLAGLLAHSDLDERAIEALKEFNEEGALQVLVQFKESDLSHVQNKSAFLCGVMKTYRQREKQGSKVVDSSKGPDEAKIKTLLERTGYTLDVTTGQRKYGGPPPESVYTGAQPNIGTEIFVGKIPRDLFEDELVPLFEKAGPIWDLRLMMDPLSGLNRGYAFLTFCTKEAAQEAVKLYNNHEIRSGKLIGVCISVANNRLFVGSIPKSKTKEQIVEEFSKVTEGLTDVILYHQPDDKRKNRGFCFLEYEDHKTAAQARRRLMSGKVKVWGNVVTVEWADPIEDPDPEVMAKVKVLFVRNLANSVTEEILETTFGQFGKLERVKKLKDYAFIHYDERDGAVKALEELNGKDLEGENIEIVFAKPPDQKRKERKAQRQAAKTHMYDDYYYYGPPQMPPPARGRGRGAGRGGYAYPPDYYGYEDYYDYYGYDYHNYRGGYDDPYYGYDDFQVPARGRGGRGGARGGVSPVRGRGAGAPRGRAGFTQRGGVGPGASRGPRGGARGGVLPRGRGVRGARGGRGGNVGGKRKADGYNQPDSKRRQTINQNWGSQPIAQQPLQGGDHSAG, from the exons ATGGCCACAGAACATATTAATGGGAATGGTACAGAAGAACCAATGGACACGTCTGCTGCAGTTACCCATTCTGACCACTTCAACACTTTATTAGAAGCTGGTTTACCACAGAAAGTTGCAGAAAAGCTAGATGAAATTTACCTAGCAG GTCTCCTAGCTCACAGTGACCTGGACGAACGGGCCATTGAAGCGCTGAAGGAGTTCAACGAGGAAGGTGCACTGCAGGTTCTCGTGCAGTTCAAAGAGAGCGATCTATCCCATGTGCAG aacaAAAGTGCCTTTCTCTGTGGCGTTATGAAGAcctacagacagagagagaaacaggggTCCAAAGTTGTAGACTCCAGTAAAGGACCGGATGAAGCGAAAATTAAA ACTCTGCTTGAGAGGACAGGCTACACCCTTGATGTCACTACAGGCCAGCGCAAGTATGGCGGTCCTCCCCCTGAGTCCGTCTACACGGGTGCTCAGCCCAACATCGGAACAGAG ATCTTTGTAGGGAAGATCCCGAGGGACTTGTTTGAGGATGAGCTAGTGCCTCTGTTTGAGAAGGCTGGACCGATCTGGGACCTGCGTCTGATGATGGACCCTCTGAGCGGCCTGAACAGGGGATACGCCTTCCTCACATTCTGCACTAAAGAGGCTGCACAGGAGGCTGTCAAGCTA tataaCAATCATGAAATTCGCTCTGGCAAACTCATCGGCGTGTGTATCTCGGTCGCAAACAACAGACTCTTTGTGGGCTCCATCCCCAAGAGCAAGACAAAGGAACAGATTGTAGAAGAGTTTTCCAAAGTCACAG AGGGTCTCACCGACGTGATCCTGTACCATCAGCCCGATGATAAGAGGAAGAACAGGGGCTTTTGTTTTCTGGAGTATGAGGACCACAAAACGGCAGCACAGGCGCGACGGAGGCTCATGAGCGGGAAGGTGAAGGTCTGGGGCAATGTTGTCACAGTCGAGTGGGCCGACCCTATCGAGGACCCTGACCCGGAGGTCATGGCGAAG GTGAAAGTACTGTTTGTCAGGAACCTGGCCAACAGCGTAACGGAGGAAATACTTGAAACAACATTTGGCCAGTTTGGAAAACTGGAGCGAGTGAAGAAACTTAAAGACTACGCCTTCATTCACTACGATGAGAGAGACGGTGCGGTGAAG GCCCTGGAGGAATTGAACGGAAAAGATTTGGAGGGAGAGAACATCGAGATTGTGTTCGCCAAACCACCAGACCAGAAGCGGAAAGAGAGGAAGGCACAGCGCCAAGCAGCGAAGACACACAT GTATGATGATTACTACTATTACGGCCCCCCTCAAATGCCACCTCCCGCCAGAGGCCGGGGCAGGGGTGCCGGTCGCGGCGGTTACGCCTACCCGCCCGACTATTATGGCTACGAAGATTACTACGATTATTATGGTTACGACTACCATAACTACAGGGGTGGCTACGATGACCCGTACTACGGCTACGATGATTTCCAGGTGCCCGCTCGAGGCCGTGGGGGGCGTGGCGGAGCGAGAGGCGGGGTGTCTCCGGTGCGCGGCCGAGGGGCCGGCGCTCCACGGGGCAGGGCGGGCTTCACGCAGCGCGGCGGTGTCGGACCGGGAGCGAGCAGAGGCCCACGGGGAGGAGCCAGAGGCGGGGTTCTGCCGAGAGGGCGCGGGGTACGTGGTGCTCGGGGTGGACGCGGTGGAAATGTAGGAGGCAAGCGCAAAGCCGATGGCTACAACCAGCCAGATTCCAAGCGGCGCCAGACCATTAATCAGAACTGGGGCTCGCAACCCATTGCACAGCAACCCTTGCAAGGTGGCGATCATTCTG CAGGGTAA